From the genome of Leptolyngbya sp. NIES-3755:
ATTCAGGTTGAAACAAATCAGTTGGTAGAGGCATTTCTAGTGACCCTATCAGAAAAGCATTTGCAGGATTTTGAACAAATCTGGAGAGCGCAACTTAGAGCATCGGCTGAGGCAGATCGATATTGGGATTGGAACATGAAGAATCGGATTTATTTGTCTGAATCGAACTATGAAGGGTATGCAGTCGAGTGTGAAGGTCTCACGCAAGGCATGATGTTGATCGAAACCGAAAGTTATCGGTCCTGGTACTCGCCCCGTCGCCGCTTGGTTTACGTTCATTCTTTGGCAACGGCTCCTTGGAATCGTCCGACGTTGCCGAATCCAACTTACCGAGCCGTCGGTGGTACGCTATTGGAATTTGCTCGATATCGAAGCGAGGAGTTGGGGTATGAGGGGCTAGTTGGAGCACACGCACTGTCGGAGGCTGAAGATTTTTATCGCCGGATGAACCTGAGTGAATGCGGTCCCGATGAGTATCGAGAAAATTTGGTCTATTTTGAGTGGTATCGACAATCTGAATCAGAGTTTGAATTTGAAGAGTGGGACGATTTAGAGTAGATTTAGCCAATTTAATCGAAGGTCAGGCAATGGAATTCAAATTAAGCGAAGCACGAGTTCGGGAACTGGCTCGAATTGAAGCAGAGGCAGGATGTGAAGTTCAGGCGGGTGACGGTTGGGATCATGAGTTGGCTCAATCAGTCGTGGATGGCAAGTCAACGACAAAAACATCTGCACTTTCGTTTGTGATTTACTGCGATGAGTTTGACCAGTATCGCTGGCGCTGTACGGTAGCAGATGGAAAAGTGATTGCTGAGTCAGCAAGTGGGTACACAAACAAGGCGGACTGTGAAGCTGAAATTCGTTGGTTCCGGGGAGCAATTTCGAGTTCTCAGATTGTGGCTTAACGCATTTCTGTTCGGAATGACGGGCTGAGTGAGTTTAGTCAAATTAAAACTGAGTGATGGTTGAATCTGGATGAGGTAGAAAAAGTCGGAGGTACGATCGTGAAGTAGAAGTCAGCCAAGATCGATACTATCAATACGCTTCATCAAACTTTAGGAACTGTGAACTGGTTTTGTTATGCTTGATCAACGTTCTTCGGTTCTCTCACCAGTTTTGGCTCGATAATCGGACTGCATTTGAAAAACTTAGCAAGAAGTCGAACGCGGCAACGTCGTCTCTGATATTTCGTTCGATCGCACTAAACTGATCACGACAATGATCGAACACAGCGCAGAATTGGTGAACGCGACCCTGGTATGTTGAGAGAGTGGTAGACCGCAGACCCTTGGGTTTTCCAAAACCGTCCGCAAGCATGGGTCGCCACGCTTTCTCGAAGTGCTGAGAACTCGTAAAATCGCCTGGGCTGAGAGTCCGAATGGAGCCAGAAAGAGTGCAGTCTTCGATTCCATCAAGTCAAACTGGAGGTGAAGTGGTGAAGCAATCACAAGCGCAGTGGGTGGGGATTGATGTCAGCAAAGCGAAGTTAGATATTTATCTGCGTCCGAGTGGAGAGCAACTTCAAGTGGCGAATCAAGCCGACGGCATTGCCGAGTTGGTGGAGCGGTTCCAGGGTGTGGAGATTCAACAGGTAATTGTCGAATCCACCGGTGGATTAGAACTCGACGTTGCGACCGCGTTACAGGCAGCAGGGATTGGGGTTTCGATTATCAATCCTCGGCAAGGACGAGATTTCGCGTCATCGAGTGGCAAACTCGCCAAAACGGATCAGATTGATGCCGCCGTCTTAGCGCACTTTGGCGAAGCACTGCGCCCGCCAATGACGGTGTTGGCGAGTAAATGCAATTTTGCATTCAGATCGGGTTCATGGCAGCTTTTGGTGATCTTTGGCAAAATGAAAATAGAGCGTTTCAGAAAGATTGTGGAATTATTGAGCTTATTGCTACCAAACCAAGATCATTTGCAATTACAAGGCTACGAGCTAGATCAGAACGATCGGCAAATTAGAGTTTCAGTCGAATCGATTCAAAAAACGATTCGCTGTCCGGTCTGTGATCAGGTAGCGCATCGCGTTCATAGCCATTATGAACGAACTCTTGCAGACCTACCTTGGGCAGACTATCAACTCATCATCCAACTGACGGTAGGCAAGTTTTTCTGTGATCAAGAGACCTGTAAGCGGAAGATTTTTACGGAACGGATTGCTGAAGTGATGGCACCGTGGGCGCGACGAACCCAACGACTGAGCGCCCAACTGAGTGCAATTGCTTTACGAAGTGGTGGAGTTGGAGGGGCGAAGTTGAGTCAAACGCTGCATTGTGGGGTGAGTCGGAATACAATGCTGTCGCTGATTCAACAGCAATCTTTGCCTGAAATAACGACTCCAAGAATATTAGGGGTGGATGATTTTGCCTTTCGACGGGGGCAGCGCTACGGCACTATTTTGGTCGATTTAGAAGACCATCGTCCGATTGTGTTGCTGCCAGATCGCGAGGCA
Proteins encoded in this window:
- a CDS encoding transposase IS204/IS1001/IS1096/IS1165 family protein (similar to AA sequence:cyanobase_aa:Cyan7425_0088); the encoded protein is MEPERVQSSIPSSQTGGEVVKQSQAQWVGIDVSKAKLDIYLRPSGEQLQVANQADGIAELVERFQGVEIQQVIVESTGGLELDVATALQAAGIGVSIINPRQGRDFASSSGKLAKTDQIDAAVLAHFGEALRPPMTVLASKCNFAFRSGSWQLLVIFGKMKIERFRKIVELLSLLLPNQDHLQLQGYELDQNDRQIRVSVESIQKTIRCPVCDQVAHRVHSHYERTLADLPWADYQLIIQLTVGKFFCDQETCKRKIFTERIAEVMAPWARRTQRLSAQLSAIALRSGGVGGAKLSQTLHCGVSRNTMLSLIQQQSLPEITTPRILGVDDFAFRRGQRYGTILVDLEDHRPIVLLPDREAETLEKWLEEHPGVEVLSRDRSKTYKQGMTKGAPEATQVADRFHLLKNLAEVLERILAMHTQQLKAVETAQVLVSDAIVIAPVALRSNPAQERSEKRRERRLANYEQVHELRRQGWEILEIARHLGMGKRTVYRYLSHPKFPEWQARHDRGQSKRSQLDIYKPYLLEQWNQGQRNTKLLFEAIQQQGYRGSYQTVARYTRRLRQAQRQHHSSLGVQQQLPVSDLQQPPLTARRATWMVMRRADQRTAVERLLIADLKQQHPDLAAAIELTQSFTKLVREQLPQQLDVWLEQAMSSSMGLFQRFAQGLKEDYAAVKASLVTWVSNGPVEGQINRLKLLKRQMYGRASFDLLSRRFILTG
- a CDS encoding hypothetical protein (hypothetical protein MC7420_4099;~similar to AA sequence:cyanobase_aa:LBDG_38840), translated to MRQAIQIIQVETNQLVEAFLVTLSEKHLQDFEQIWRAQLRASAEADRYWDWNMKNRIYLSESNYEGYAVECEGLTQGMMLIETESYRSWYSPRRRLVYVHSLATAPWNRPTLPNPTYRAVGGTLLEFARYRSEELGYEGLVGAHALSEAEDFYRRMNLSECGPDEYRENLVYFEWYRQSESEFEFEEWDDLE